A single genomic interval of Rosistilla ulvae harbors:
- a CDS encoding efflux RND transporter permease subunit, producing the protein MYWLAEVCVKRPVFALMLITALVVAGAVAFPQLGVDRFPNLDMPQVFVRTTYLGAAAEEVESEVSSVIEDAVATVAGIDELRSISANGRSFVIVTIELDRDIDAAIQDVRDAVAGVANLLPPGIDPPIVQKRDLDSSPIMTLAVSGPRSARELYVMADRYVKNVIESSSGVGEVKISGAADRAIQVDIDARRLAAHRLSILQVRDALVRQNAEVPGGLMNEGQRERSLRTLGRISESHRFPDLTVATVGDTAVRLSELGTVTDGTKEVRTLARLNGEPAVLLEIQRQSGENTVAVIDAIKEQLPRSQELLPDDIRVEVIQDQSRYIVEALHEIERHLISGSILACLTVMLFMRSWRSTIIASVAIPASIIATFAFMKWFGFTLNNVTMLALVLMVGVVIDDAIVVLENVFHCIEEKGMAPAEAAVTGTKEIGLAVLATTISLVIVFLPVSFLSSVTGRLLFEFGVTATVAILISMLVSFSLTPMMCSKLLRPIDKPTEDESGKSKKSAAVKSRGGVYSWIEGAYLWMLARALRFRWLVLVVVVLVIASNIPLSQWVRRDYIPLNVDESEFEIRAEAKPGASLLAMRETIDRVEAELGKIDGIETVMTTVGTGGYGDVNRAQMYIRLQDSRERTFSFGRLWDGLLAGDPKAAFRGNFTQREKMGEIRKRLSPIKDLRLSVRNLTSLRQGAPVDIDFAIMGPDAEKLLEFSDKMKARVKEIPGIVDVYSTLQINNPELLVSIDRQRAAALGVEVREIADTLRVAVGGDDRVSRYLDQSAGDAYDVELRLVGLDRNDIQSISQLYVRTNPMLPTTSANDLVVAAIETGLSGSMTRIDNVVDFEYSQAASRIDRLSRQRMVSVRANIANGYALADRIEAMEQVANEIGLPEGFNYEILGGGRELERTITDFGWTFVLSFIFMYIVLAAQYENMVYPLIILLSLPLAIPFGLISLYWGGETLNLYSALGILVLFGVVKKAAILQVDHTNALRSQGIGRHDAIMQANRDRLRPILMTTVSFVAGLLPLLIATGPGAEERRSIAVLAAGGQTLSLILTLLAIPVLYTFFDDLGKLPGWLMKPTKNEPARVDSASSIAS; encoded by the coding sequence TTGTATTGGCTAGCTGAAGTTTGCGTGAAGCGTCCGGTCTTCGCTTTGATGTTGATCACTGCGTTGGTCGTCGCTGGAGCTGTTGCGTTTCCACAGCTGGGCGTCGACAGGTTCCCGAACCTCGACATGCCGCAGGTCTTTGTCCGCACGACGTATCTCGGCGCGGCGGCAGAGGAGGTGGAATCGGAGGTCAGCAGCGTCATCGAAGACGCGGTTGCGACGGTCGCGGGGATCGACGAACTGCGATCGATCTCGGCCAACGGTCGCTCGTTTGTGATCGTCACCATCGAACTGGATCGCGACATCGACGCGGCGATTCAAGACGTTCGCGATGCGGTGGCGGGAGTCGCCAACCTGTTGCCACCAGGGATCGATCCACCGATCGTGCAGAAACGCGATCTCGATTCATCGCCGATCATGACGCTGGCCGTCTCGGGCCCGCGGTCGGCTCGCGAACTGTACGTGATGGCCGATCGGTATGTCAAAAACGTGATCGAATCCTCCAGCGGCGTCGGCGAGGTGAAGATCTCCGGAGCGGCCGACCGGGCGATCCAGGTCGACATCGACGCCCGCCGATTGGCGGCACACCGGCTGTCGATCCTGCAAGTTCGCGACGCCCTGGTGCGTCAAAACGCCGAGGTGCCGGGCGGATTGATGAACGAAGGACAACGCGAACGGTCGCTGCGAACGCTGGGGCGAATCTCCGAATCGCATCGGTTTCCCGACTTAACCGTCGCCACGGTCGGCGACACCGCGGTGCGGTTGAGCGAACTGGGGACAGTGACCGACGGAACCAAAGAGGTCCGCACGCTGGCGCGACTCAACGGCGAGCCGGCGGTCCTGTTGGAGATCCAACGCCAGAGCGGCGAGAACACGGTCGCGGTGATCGATGCGATCAAAGAGCAATTGCCGCGCAGCCAGGAGTTGCTGCCCGACGACATCCGCGTCGAAGTCATCCAGGACCAATCGCGATACATCGTCGAAGCGCTGCACGAGATCGAACGCCACCTGATCTCCGGAAGTATCCTCGCCTGCCTAACGGTGATGTTGTTCATGCGGTCGTGGCGGTCGACGATCATCGCGTCGGTCGCGATCCCGGCATCGATCATCGCGACGTTTGCGTTTATGAAATGGTTTGGCTTCACGCTAAACAACGTCACGATGCTAGCCCTGGTGTTGATGGTTGGCGTGGTGATCGACGATGCGATCGTGGTACTCGAAAACGTCTTCCACTGCATCGAAGAGAAGGGGATGGCGCCGGCAGAAGCCGCCGTTACGGGAACCAAAGAGATCGGCCTGGCGGTTCTGGCGACGACGATCTCGCTGGTGATCGTCTTCCTGCCGGTCTCGTTTCTGTCGAGCGTCACGGGGCGACTGTTGTTCGAGTTTGGCGTGACGGCGACCGTGGCGATCCTGATCTCGATGCTTGTCAGTTTCTCATTGACGCCGATGATGTGCAGCAAGTTGTTGCGGCCGATCGACAAGCCGACCGAAGACGAGTCCGGCAAGTCGAAAAAGAGTGCGGCTGTCAAATCGCGTGGCGGCGTCTACTCCTGGATCGAGGGAGCTTATCTATGGATGCTGGCCCGGGCGTTGCGGTTCCGTTGGCTGGTGTTAGTCGTCGTGGTGTTGGTGATCGCGTCGAACATTCCGCTGAGCCAATGGGTGCGCCGCGATTACATCCCGTTGAACGTCGACGAATCGGAGTTTGAGATTCGAGCGGAGGCGAAACCGGGGGCGAGCTTGCTGGCGATGCGGGAGACGATCGATCGCGTGGAGGCGGAACTGGGGAAGATCGATGGCATCGAGACGGTGATGACCACCGTTGGAACCGGCGGCTACGGCGATGTGAATCGGGCGCAGATGTATATCCGTCTGCAGGACAGTCGCGAGCGAACGTTTTCGTTCGGGCGACTCTGGGACGGCTTGCTGGCCGGTGATCCGAAGGCTGCGTTTCGTGGAAACTTCACTCAACGCGAAAAGATGGGAGAGATCCGTAAGCGATTGTCTCCGATCAAAGATCTGCGGCTATCGGTCCGCAACCTGACCTCGCTGCGGCAGGGAGCCCCGGTCGACATCGACTTTGCAATCATGGGCCCCGACGCCGAGAAGCTGCTGGAATTCAGCGACAAGATGAAGGCCAGGGTCAAAGAGATCCCGGGAATCGTCGACGTCTATTCGACGCTGCAGATCAACAACCCCGAACTGCTGGTATCGATCGATCGCCAACGGGCGGCGGCGCTTGGGGTCGAGGTGCGTGAGATCGCCGATACACTGCGAGTGGCCGTCGGCGGCGACGACCGCGTCTCGCGATACTTGGATCAATCGGCAGGCGACGCATACGATGTCGAACTGCGGCTTGTCGGCCTGGACCGGAACGACATCCAATCGATCTCTCAATTGTACGTGCGGACCAATCCGATGCTGCCGACCACGTCGGCGAACGATTTAGTCGTCGCGGCGATCGAGACGGGGCTGAGTGGTTCGATGACGCGGATCGATAACGTTGTCGATTTCGAATACAGCCAGGCGGCGTCGCGAATCGACCGATTGAGTCGCCAGCGGATGGTGTCGGTGCGAGCAAACATCGCCAACGGTTACGCGTTGGCCGACCGGATCGAAGCGATGGAGCAGGTGGCAAACGAAATCGGTCTGCCCGAAGGCTTTAACTATGAGATCCTCGGCGGCGGCCGCGAGCTGGAACGAACGATCACCGACTTCGGTTGGACGTTTGTGTTGTCGTTCATCTTCATGTACATCGTGCTGGCGGCTCAGTACGAGAACATGGTCTACCCGCTGATCATTCTCCTGTCGCTGCCACTGGCGATTCCGTTTGGTTTGATCAGTCTGTATTGGGGGGGCGAGACGTTGAACCTTTATTCGGCGCTTGGCATCTTGGTGCTGTTTGGCGTGGTCAAGAAGGCGGCGATTTTGCAAGTCGATCACACCAACGCGCTGCGATCGCAAGGGATCGGCCGGCACGATGCGATCATGCAAGCCAACCGCGACCGCTTGCGTCCAATTCTGATGACGACGGTTTCGTTTGTCGCCGGCCTGCTGCCGCTGTTGATCGCAACGGGGCCGGGAGCCGAGGAGCGGCGTTCGATCGCCGTGCTGGCGGCCGGCGGCCAGACGCTGTCGTTGATCCTGACGCTGCTGGCGATCCCCGTGCTGTACACCTTCTTCGACGACCTGGGCAAGCTGCCCGGTTGGTTGATGAAGCCGACCAAGAACGAACCCGCACGGGTCGACTCCGCCAGCAGCATCGCGTCGTAA
- a CDS encoding efflux RND transporter periplasmic adaptor subunit: MQSPTSLVTASRRAHYIGAAACLVPWLLLTATGCDSPAAAMKSEPKPEPMETIEAELITVALQPWPTIVRSQGSLDADEESVVGAKVAGRVAEVHVDLGDYVNVGDPLVTLDQAEFQLKVDQTEAQLEQARAAVGLRAGVPVSELNPENAPPVRQQRALWEETQSSLKRLESLRVQKAVSEGEYELAAAAERVAEARYASALNGVYEKIAAIGSYQAELSLARNQLTDAIIRSPLEGFIHQRLTAPGSYISVGQSIAVVVRTSPLRFRSSVPERRAQALSLGQQVRLQIESVPEPRTATITRISPMLDQQSRSLVFEAEIENEGQELRGGLFAEAEIVVDDDATGLVVPQSAINEFAGAEKAWKVVDGALVEQEVLIGKRRDGQLEVLQGLQSGDVILRDASQGRIAKIKP; the protein is encoded by the coding sequence ATGCAAAGTCCCACGTCGTTAGTTACTGCTTCCCGTCGCGCGCATTACATCGGTGCTGCCGCCTGCCTGGTCCCTTGGCTGTTATTAACAGCGACGGGCTGCGATTCCCCGGCAGCGGCGATGAAGTCCGAACCGAAGCCGGAGCCGATGGAGACGATCGAGGCGGAGCTGATCACGGTGGCGCTGCAGCCCTGGCCGACGATCGTCCGCAGCCAGGGGAGTTTGGATGCCGACGAAGAATCGGTCGTGGGGGCGAAGGTCGCCGGCCGCGTGGCGGAGGTGCATGTCGACCTGGGCGATTATGTCAACGTCGGCGATCCGTTGGTGACGCTGGACCAAGCCGAATTTCAACTGAAGGTCGACCAGACCGAAGCTCAATTGGAACAAGCCCGCGCGGCGGTTGGGTTGCGGGCTGGCGTGCCGGTCTCCGAACTAAATCCCGAAAACGCTCCGCCGGTTCGCCAGCAGCGGGCGCTGTGGGAAGAGACGCAAAGCAGCCTCAAGCGACTCGAGAGCCTGAGAGTTCAGAAGGCTGTCTCCGAAGGGGAATACGAACTCGCAGCGGCTGCGGAACGGGTCGCCGAAGCTCGATACGCTTCAGCACTGAACGGCGTCTACGAAAAGATCGCCGCGATCGGCAGCTACCAAGCCGAACTATCGCTCGCTCGCAATCAGTTGACCGACGCGATCATCCGATCACCGCTGGAGGGCTTCATTCACCAGCGGCTGACCGCACCGGGGTCCTACATCTCGGTAGGCCAGAGTATCGCTGTCGTCGTCCGCACCTCGCCGCTGCGTTTCCGCAGCTCGGTTCCCGAGCGACGCGCTCAGGCACTTTCGTTGGGCCAACAGGTGCGGCTGCAAATCGAATCGGTCCCAGAACCGCGGACGGCAACGATCACGCGGATCAGCCCGATGTTGGATCAGCAGAGTCGTTCGTTGGTCTTCGAGGCGGAGATCGAAAACGAGGGACAAGAGCTTCGAGGCGGGCTGTTTGCCGAAGCGGAGATCGTGGTCGACGACGACGCCACCGGCTTGGTCGTCCCGCAATCGGCGATCAACGAATTCGCGGGAGCTGAGAAGGCCTGGAAGGTTGTCGATGGTGCGCTTGTCGAGCAGGAGGTGCTGATCGGAAAACGCCGCGACGGGCAGCTGGAAGTTCTGCAAGGGCTGCAATCGGGAGACGTGATCTTACGCGATGCGTCGCAGGGTCGGATCGCGAAGATCAAGCCTTAA
- a CDS encoding outer membrane protein, which yields MLVKLHQNSPTKCLAALGGLLLSVSAMSSFGHAQQPRFFGASKCDSYCDADGRECCDYDWSGAYVGLQGGWSFLDPNPVVSTHVQEDSDGFSGGVHGGFNRQRGKLVYGIELDYTLTDLDATAPCFNPAYDCGASSDWNASVRGRFGFAFDRLLLFGTAGFAFADYEGFTQVVATGVTYGDEKTLTGGTYGGGLEYAVSERLRVRSEYRYSNFGTEEMSYDRTYTVTPDLHSVIFGASFAF from the coding sequence ATGCTGGTAAAGCTTCATCAAAACTCACCTACAAAATGTCTTGCTGCTCTTGGCGGACTGTTGCTGAGCGTATCTGCCATGTCGAGTTTCGGGCACGCGCAGCAACCGCGATTTTTCGGTGCATCGAAATGTGATTCCTATTGCGATGCTGATGGGCGGGAATGCTGTGACTACGACTGGTCGGGTGCCTACGTGGGGCTACAAGGCGGCTGGTCGTTCCTTGACCCGAACCCCGTGGTGTCAACCCATGTTCAAGAGGATTCGGATGGATTTTCTGGCGGTGTTCACGGTGGGTTCAATCGTCAGAGAGGGAAACTCGTCTATGGAATCGAGCTGGACTACACACTGACTGATCTCGATGCCACAGCGCCTTGCTTTAATCCCGCATATGACTGCGGAGCCTCATCTGACTGGAATGCTTCGGTGCGCGGCCGATTTGGCTTCGCATTTGACAGGCTACTGCTGTTTGGCACCGCAGGATTTGCGTTCGCCGACTACGAAGGATTTACTCAAGTGGTCGCTACTGGCGTCACATACGGCGACGAAAAAACGCTGACAGGTGGGACGTATGGTGGCGGCCTCGAGTACGCTGTTTCCGAGCGTTTGCGTGTAAGAAGCGAATATCGATACAGCAACTTCGGCACAGAAGAAATGAGCTATGACCGCACTTATACCGTCACCCCCGACTTGCATTCGGTAATTTTCGGAGCCAGCTTCGCGTTTTGA